The proteins below come from a single Xyrauchen texanus isolate HMW12.3.18 chromosome 3, RBS_HiC_50CHRs, whole genome shotgun sequence genomic window:
- the LOC127629182 gene encoding surfeit locus protein 4-like produces the protein MAQNDLMNNAEDVADQFLRVTKQYLPHLARLCLISTFLEDGIRMWFQWSEQKEYIETTWGCGFFLAMLFVLINLLGQLGGCILILSRNFVQYACFGLFGIIALQTIAYSIFWDPKFLMRNLALGGGLLLLLAESRSEGRSMFAGVPTMRESSPKQYMQLGGRVLLVLMFMTLLHFDTSFLAILQNLVGTALIVLVAIGFKTKLAALTLVIWLLSINVYFNAFWTIPAYKPMHDFLKYDFFQTTSVIGGLLLIVALGPGGVSMDEKKKEW, from the exons TTCCTACGGGTAACGAAGCAGTACCTGCCTCACTTAGCGCGCCTCTGTCTGATCAGCACATTTCTGGAGGACGGCATTCGGATGTGGTTCCAGTGGAGTGAGCAGAAAGAATATATCGAGACAACGTGGGGATGTGGGTTCTTCCTTGCCATGCTCTTTGTCTTAATCAACTTGTTAGGGCAGCTGG GTGGCTGTATACTGATCCTGAGCAGAAATTTTGTGCAGTATGCCTGCTTTGGATTATTTGGAATCATCGCCTTACAG ACTATTGCCTATAGCATTTTTTGGGACCCAAAGTTTTTGATGAG GAATTTGGCCCTGGGTGGAGGTCTGTTGCTGCTTCTTGCTGAGTCCCGCTCTGAGGGCAGGAGTATGTTTGCTGGAGTTCCCACTATGAGAGAGAGCTCTCCTAAACAGTACATGCAGCTCGGAGGCAGAGTCCTGCTGGTGCTCATGTTTATGACGCTGCTCCACTTTGACACAAGCTTCCTCGCG atcttGCAGAACCTGGTGGGTACAGCTCTCATTGTCCTAGTAGCTATTGGATTCAAGACTAAGCTGGCTGCTCTCACCCTGGTCATCTGGCTGCTGTCTATTAATGTGTACTTCAATGCTTTCTGGACCATACCAGCCTACAAACCCATGCACGACTTTCTCAAGTACGACTTCTTCCAGACCACATCCGTCATCGGAGGCCTTCTGCTAATAGTAGCACTAGGTCCAGGTGGAGTATCTATggatgagaaaaagaaagagtggTGA